A single Dermacentor variabilis isolate Ectoservices chromosome 9, ASM5094787v1, whole genome shotgun sequence DNA region contains:
- the LOC142557283 gene encoding uncharacterized protein LOC142557283 isoform X1, producing the protein MSNGRCLGMATTPTSQPVSRGRGRGRGRARLGIQVAHTSSSNTAANTGKLNVACAVDSTLCTAAPSVPVRDFAADQLAYKRLDPISARAGGDASAPPAVNRMRANKATKLPRNAQQHNWHCHPSGVQDSVESNRKSHPTLSTNDSSNSPMSHRPSLPRRCRVEPGCTFRPERSGQQHRPVTGKVLHDRSNSKTDAKTCGPSSGCPTGTKPFAPSLKSRKSLTSSNEAQHGRAVATGTGHLYALHLHNNCPELPPVEDIVKRLQEIQMEFQRDGLSMELPCSMTDTKPCWILNNLRTFNRILMRVDIELKEEEPRKLCVCSLDEAVVMHSNDNSVFDACILFHLLLKRHKCIQTLHLDKTAVASGYPQILCDALACNRGLRRLAIACWDFLPATERTLVYSLCKMPALEYICISKLSVTPSAAARIGDMIARAKCIRKVKFLENDMSPEAGTELMKGLCRNSGLELIWLDDNALGTGGARFLGEFLATSTKLRELSLSDVPCFDEQQLVFIAEGLKTNRSLEKLEIHGCRVAAGGIDRLAEVLKNNSTLKYLEVSACNLAQAETRSFAILLEFNTGLLEVNIRDNLIDDIGAIRLAQALKFNMHLEKLNLEANNINSPGVVSLVEALASNSVLKELTLGCVEAEDEEDERAVTAALNRTAAYDRVRLSCYDIRGVFQLSASLRMHADRITSVHLDASVDVDADCLKDLFVALATVSCLKFLCIDSQATMDGSAARRFAKLLCTTKTLKHVQINSCSADSVALETVMRGLKKNRSVLFMEIEFAACNIACTDAFVDMLKGNTTLTHFGYITTKLSELQLIARELPANHVLTSLKIWEKPSFRETIFEIHEILRRNVSYLNRAVEFAMEPGRFGTQRYPAVAFEELCLTDSFQNHLASIVGPHRAQEAMRNARRHITTNLFAITGVCQVPVTCWPHPEGARQIDCLNIFCWLNIFSHLKVTDIVV; encoded by the exons ATGTCGAACGGCCGCTGCCTTGGCATGGCAACAACGCCGACAAGCCAACCCGTATCCAGGGGCCGCGGTCGTGGCAGGGGCAGAGCCAG GCTTGGCATTCAGGTAGCCCATACTTCGAGCAGCAACACGGCTGCAAACACTGGAAAGCTGAATGTGGCTTGTGCAGTCGATAGCACATTATGCACAGCAGCACCCTCAGTTCCTGTTCGTGATTTTGCTGCTGACCAGTTGGCGTACAAGCGCTTAGACCCCATTAGTGCGAGAGCTGGTGGTGATGCCTCTGCACCCCCTGCGGTCAACAGGATGCGTGCAAACAAAGCCACCAAATTGCCTAGAAATGCACAGCAGCATAATTGGCACTGCCACCCAAGTGGTGTCCAGGATTCCGTGGAAAGTAATCGGAAGTCCCACCCTACGCTAAGTACAAACGATTCGAGCAACTCGCCTATGAGCCATAGGCCCAGCTTGCCCAGACGTTGCAGAGTTGAACCTGGGTGTACTTTTCGGCCAGAACGCAGTGGACAACAGCACAGGCCGGTCACAGGAAAAGTTCTGCATGACCGTTCCAACAGCAAGACTGATGCCAAGACCTGCGGGCCCTCCTCTGGCTGCCCTACAGGTACCAAACCATTTGCACCATCGTTAAAGAGTAGGAAAAGTCTGACTAGTAGCAATGAGGCTCAGCATGGGCGAGCTGTTGCCACTGGCACAGGTCATCTGTATGCGCTGCATTTGCACAACAATTGTCCCGAGTTGCCACCAGTAGAGGACATCGTGAAGCGTCTACAAGAAATACAAATGGAATTTCAAAGGGACGGCCTCAGTATGGAACTGCCATGCTCGATGACGGACACGAAGCCCTGCTGGATCTTGAACAACTTGAGGACGTTCAACCGCATCCTGATGAGAGTCGACATTGAACTGAAAGAAGAAGAGCCGCGCAAACTCTGCGTTTGTTCTCTCGACGAAGCGGTGGTGATGCACTCAAACGACAACTCGGTCTTTGACGCCTGCATCCTGTTCCACTTGCTCCTCAAAAGGCACAAGTGCATACAAACTTTGCACCTTGACAAGACAGCTGTGGCATCCGGTTACCCACAGATACTCTGCGATGCATTGGCCTGCAACAGGGGCCTTAGGCGCTTGGCCATTGCCTGTTGGGATTTCCTACCTGCCACAGAGCGCACACTCGTATACTCATTGTGCAAGATGCCTGCACTCGAATACATTTGCATTTCGAAACTGTCTGTGACGCCAAGCGCAGCTGCACGTATTGGTGACATGATAGCGAGGGCGAAGTGCATACGCAAGGTTAAGTTCCTGGAAAATGACATGTCGCCCGAGGCTGGTACGGAGCTCATGAAGGGACTGTGTCGCAACAGCGGCCTTGAGCTGATTTGGCTTGACGACAATGCCCTCGGAACTGGCGGAGCACGTTTTCTCGGTGAATTCCTTGCCACGTCTACCAAGTTGCGAGAGCTGTCGCTGAGTGATGTGCCATGCTTCGATGAACAACAGCTGGTGTTCATTGCAGAGGGGCTGAAGACAAATCGTAGCCTTGAGAAACTGGAGATTCATGGGTGCCGCGTTGCTGCGGGTGGCATCGACAGGCTTGCCGAAGTTCTAAAGAACAACAGCACTCTGAAGTACTTGGAAGTGTCCGCATGCAACCTTGCGCAAGCGGAAACCAGGTCTTTCGCAATCCTTTTAGAGTTTAACACTGGTCTCCTTGAAGTAAACATCAGGGACAACCTTATCGATGACATTGGAGCGATCCGGCTCGCACAGGCGTTGAAGTTCAATATGCACCTGGAGAAGCTGAACCTTGAGGCTAACAACATCAACTCACCGGGAGTGGTTTCGCTTGTCGAAGCACTTGCCAGCAACAGTGTGTTGAAGGAGCTAACGCTGGGCTGCGTTGAAGCGGAGGATGAAGAGGATGAACGGGCAGTCACTGCCGCTTTAAATCGCACAGCTGCCTATGACCGTGTGCGACTGAGCTGCTATGACATTCGGGGTGTTTTTCAGCTCTCAGCGAGCCTCCGCATGCATGCCGACCGTATCACTTCAGTGCACTTAGATGCAAGCGTCGATGTCGATGCTGATTGCCTCAAGGACCTGTTTGTTGCACTGGCTACTGTTTCGTGCCTAAAATTTCTCTGCATAGATTCCCAAGCCACTATGGATGGTTCCGCTGCCAGGAGGTTTGCCAAGCTACTGTGTACGACGAAAACATTGAAGCATGTTCAGATAAACTCCTGCAGCGCTGACAGCGTGGCACTGGAAACAGTCATGAGGGGCTTGAAGAAGAACCGGTCTGTGTTGTTCATGGAGATAGAGTTTGCAGCCTgcaacattgcctgcactgacgCATTTGTGGACATGTTGAAGGGCAACACAACACTCACCCATTTTGGCTACATTACCACCAAGCTTTCTGAGCTGCAACTGATTGCTCGCGAGCTGCCAGCAAATCACGTCCTGACCTCCCTCAAGATTTGGGAGAAGCCCAGCTTCAGGGAGACTATCTTCGAGATTCATGAAATCCTTCGGCGCAATGTCTCGTACCTCAACCGAGCTGTCGAGTTTGCCATGGAGCCAGGGAGGTTTGGTACCCAGCGGTATCCAGCTGTGGCTTTCGAGGAGCTTTGCCTGACAGACTCTTTCCAGAACCATCTTGCCAGCATTGTCGGACCACACCGTGCGCAGGAGGCGATGCGCAATGCCCGTCGACACATCACGACAAACCTGTTTGCTATCACAGGTGTGTGCCAAGTGCCGGTCACTTGCTGGCCGCACCCAGAAGGGGCACGGCAAATAGACTGTCTGAACATCTTTTGTTGGCTCAACATCTTTTCCCATCTGAAGGTAACGGATATTGTAGTCTGA
- the LOC142557283 gene encoding uncharacterized protein LOC142557283 isoform X2, which translates to MRANKATKLPRNAQQHNWHCHPSGVQDSVESNRKSHPTLSTNDSSNSPMSHRPSLPRRCRVEPGCTFRPERSGQQHRPVTGKVLHDRSNSKTDAKTCGPSSGCPTGTKPFAPSLKSRKSLTSSNEAQHGRAVATGTGHLYALHLHNNCPELPPVEDIVKRLQEIQMEFQRDGLSMELPCSMTDTKPCWILNNLRTFNRILMRVDIELKEEEPRKLCVCSLDEAVVMHSNDNSVFDACILFHLLLKRHKCIQTLHLDKTAVASGYPQILCDALACNRGLRRLAIACWDFLPATERTLVYSLCKMPALEYICISKLSVTPSAAARIGDMIARAKCIRKVKFLENDMSPEAGTELMKGLCRNSGLELIWLDDNALGTGGARFLGEFLATSTKLRELSLSDVPCFDEQQLVFIAEGLKTNRSLEKLEIHGCRVAAGGIDRLAEVLKNNSTLKYLEVSACNLAQAETRSFAILLEFNTGLLEVNIRDNLIDDIGAIRLAQALKFNMHLEKLNLEANNINSPGVVSLVEALASNSVLKELTLGCVEAEDEEDERAVTAALNRTAAYDRVRLSCYDIRGVFQLSASLRMHADRITSVHLDASVDVDADCLKDLFVALATVSCLKFLCIDSQATMDGSAARRFAKLLCTTKTLKHVQINSCSADSVALETVMRGLKKNRSVLFMEIEFAACNIACTDAFVDMLKGNTTLTHFGYITTKLSELQLIARELPANHVLTSLKIWEKPSFRETIFEIHEILRRNVSYLNRAVEFAMEPGRFGTQRYPAVAFEELCLTDSFQNHLASIVGPHRAQEAMRNARRHITTNLFAITGVCQVPVTCWPHPEGARQIDCLNIFCWLNIFSHLKVTDIVV; encoded by the coding sequence ATGCGTGCAAACAAAGCCACCAAATTGCCTAGAAATGCACAGCAGCATAATTGGCACTGCCACCCAAGTGGTGTCCAGGATTCCGTGGAAAGTAATCGGAAGTCCCACCCTACGCTAAGTACAAACGATTCGAGCAACTCGCCTATGAGCCATAGGCCCAGCTTGCCCAGACGTTGCAGAGTTGAACCTGGGTGTACTTTTCGGCCAGAACGCAGTGGACAACAGCACAGGCCGGTCACAGGAAAAGTTCTGCATGACCGTTCCAACAGCAAGACTGATGCCAAGACCTGCGGGCCCTCCTCTGGCTGCCCTACAGGTACCAAACCATTTGCACCATCGTTAAAGAGTAGGAAAAGTCTGACTAGTAGCAATGAGGCTCAGCATGGGCGAGCTGTTGCCACTGGCACAGGTCATCTGTATGCGCTGCATTTGCACAACAATTGTCCCGAGTTGCCACCAGTAGAGGACATCGTGAAGCGTCTACAAGAAATACAAATGGAATTTCAAAGGGACGGCCTCAGTATGGAACTGCCATGCTCGATGACGGACACGAAGCCCTGCTGGATCTTGAACAACTTGAGGACGTTCAACCGCATCCTGATGAGAGTCGACATTGAACTGAAAGAAGAAGAGCCGCGCAAACTCTGCGTTTGTTCTCTCGACGAAGCGGTGGTGATGCACTCAAACGACAACTCGGTCTTTGACGCCTGCATCCTGTTCCACTTGCTCCTCAAAAGGCACAAGTGCATACAAACTTTGCACCTTGACAAGACAGCTGTGGCATCCGGTTACCCACAGATACTCTGCGATGCATTGGCCTGCAACAGGGGCCTTAGGCGCTTGGCCATTGCCTGTTGGGATTTCCTACCTGCCACAGAGCGCACACTCGTATACTCATTGTGCAAGATGCCTGCACTCGAATACATTTGCATTTCGAAACTGTCTGTGACGCCAAGCGCAGCTGCACGTATTGGTGACATGATAGCGAGGGCGAAGTGCATACGCAAGGTTAAGTTCCTGGAAAATGACATGTCGCCCGAGGCTGGTACGGAGCTCATGAAGGGACTGTGTCGCAACAGCGGCCTTGAGCTGATTTGGCTTGACGACAATGCCCTCGGAACTGGCGGAGCACGTTTTCTCGGTGAATTCCTTGCCACGTCTACCAAGTTGCGAGAGCTGTCGCTGAGTGATGTGCCATGCTTCGATGAACAACAGCTGGTGTTCATTGCAGAGGGGCTGAAGACAAATCGTAGCCTTGAGAAACTGGAGATTCATGGGTGCCGCGTTGCTGCGGGTGGCATCGACAGGCTTGCCGAAGTTCTAAAGAACAACAGCACTCTGAAGTACTTGGAAGTGTCCGCATGCAACCTTGCGCAAGCGGAAACCAGGTCTTTCGCAATCCTTTTAGAGTTTAACACTGGTCTCCTTGAAGTAAACATCAGGGACAACCTTATCGATGACATTGGAGCGATCCGGCTCGCACAGGCGTTGAAGTTCAATATGCACCTGGAGAAGCTGAACCTTGAGGCTAACAACATCAACTCACCGGGAGTGGTTTCGCTTGTCGAAGCACTTGCCAGCAACAGTGTGTTGAAGGAGCTAACGCTGGGCTGCGTTGAAGCGGAGGATGAAGAGGATGAACGGGCAGTCACTGCCGCTTTAAATCGCACAGCTGCCTATGACCGTGTGCGACTGAGCTGCTATGACATTCGGGGTGTTTTTCAGCTCTCAGCGAGCCTCCGCATGCATGCCGACCGTATCACTTCAGTGCACTTAGATGCAAGCGTCGATGTCGATGCTGATTGCCTCAAGGACCTGTTTGTTGCACTGGCTACTGTTTCGTGCCTAAAATTTCTCTGCATAGATTCCCAAGCCACTATGGATGGTTCCGCTGCCAGGAGGTTTGCCAAGCTACTGTGTACGACGAAAACATTGAAGCATGTTCAGATAAACTCCTGCAGCGCTGACAGCGTGGCACTGGAAACAGTCATGAGGGGCTTGAAGAAGAACCGGTCTGTGTTGTTCATGGAGATAGAGTTTGCAGCCTgcaacattgcctgcactgacgCATTTGTGGACATGTTGAAGGGCAACACAACACTCACCCATTTTGGCTACATTACCACCAAGCTTTCTGAGCTGCAACTGATTGCTCGCGAGCTGCCAGCAAATCACGTCCTGACCTCCCTCAAGATTTGGGAGAAGCCCAGCTTCAGGGAGACTATCTTCGAGATTCATGAAATCCTTCGGCGCAATGTCTCGTACCTCAACCGAGCTGTCGAGTTTGCCATGGAGCCAGGGAGGTTTGGTACCCAGCGGTATCCAGCTGTGGCTTTCGAGGAGCTTTGCCTGACAGACTCTTTCCAGAACCATCTTGCCAGCATTGTCGGACCACACCGTGCGCAGGAGGCGATGCGCAATGCCCGTCGACACATCACGACAAACCTGTTTGCTATCACAGGTGTGTGCCAAGTGCCGGTCACTTGCTGGCCGCACCCAGAAGGGGCACGGCAAATAGACTGTCTGAACATCTTTTGTTGGCTCAACATCTTTTCCCATCTGAAGGTAACGGATATTGTAGTCTGA
- the LOC142557287 gene encoding lupus La protein-like — translation MTNADVENASADVSALEAQIIKQVEYYFGDFNLPRDKFLQGKLKLDDGWVTIETLLTFNRLKSLTTAENVVAEALKKSTSQLLEVSDDGKKIRRSAAKPVPESNKEHQQKLDELSVYAKGFPATATIDDLLEFFGQFGQCINVFMRRYPKTRKFKGSVFATFSTKEEADAFLAKEGVKFNELELTRSMKTDYVARKKQERQARLDEKAKKKAADKEAAGGGDAGAAEEPEAPEIVLGCLLRVKGLGEKTTWENLKQALAPYAAVAFVDYSRGQPEAVLRFVEEGSAQAVLAKLEAQGEGLKIYGNEVTAEALEGDEEVEYWKKLTAAKRDKKNRFKGGQRGNKGGHGRGRQQGGRRQDRGKKRAAEDDAGDDNSEAKKPAAQESTGGAKDDSAASEAKRSKTDGEAAAE, via the coding sequence ATGACGAATGCGGACGTGGAAAACGCCTCCGCCGACGTGTCGGCCCTCGAGGCCCAAATCATCAAGCAGGTCGAGTACTATTTTGGCGACTTCAACTTGCCTCGCGACAAGTTCCTCCAGGGCAAGCTCAAACTGGACGATGGCTGGGTGACGATAGAAACCCTGCTGACATTCAACAGGCTCAAGAGCCTCACCACGGCGGAGAACGTGGTGGCCGAGGCGCTGAAAAAGTCCACCAGTCAGCTCTTGGAGGTCAGCGACGACGGGAAGAAGATCCGTCGCAGCGCCGCCAAGCCCGTGCCCGAGAGCAACAAGGAACACCAGCAGAAGCTGGACGAACTGAGCGTCTACGCCAAGGGTTTCCCGGCCACCGCCACCATCGACGACCTGCTGGAATTTTTCGGACAGTTCGGCCAGTGCATCAACGTCTTCATGAGGCGCTACCCCAAGACGCGCAAGTTCAAGGGCTCCGTGTTCGCCACGTTCTCGACCAAGGAAGAAGCCGATGCGTTCCTCGCAAAGGAGGGAGTCAAGTTCAACGAGCTCGAGCTGACGCGGTCCATGAAGACGGACTACGTGGCCCGAAAGAAGCAGGAGCGCCAGGCCAGGCTAGACGAGAAGGCCAAGAAGAAGGCCGCCGACAAAGAAGCGGCGGGAGGCGGTGACGCCGGCGCGGCCGAGGAGCCGGAGGCGCCCGAAATCGTGCTCGGTTGCCTTCTGCGCGTCAAAGGGCTCGGCGAGAAGACCACGTGGGAGAACCTCAAGCAGGCCCTCGCGCCGTACGCCGCGGTCGCTTTCGTCGATTACTCGAGGGGCCAACCGGAGGCCGTGCTGCGTTTCGTCGAGGAAGGCTCCGCGCAAGCCGTCCTGGCCAAGCTCGAGGCGCAGGGCGAAGGCCTCAAGATCTACGGGAACGAGGTCACTGCCGAGGCCCTGGAAGGCGACGAGGAGGTCGAGTACTGGAAGAAGCTGACCGCGGCCAAGCGAGACAAGAAGAACCGCTTCAAGGGCGGTCAACGCGGCAACAAGGGTGGTCATGGACGAGGTCGCCAGCAGGGCGGCAGGAGGCAAGACCGAGGCAAGAAGCGCGCCGCCGAAGACGATGCTGGCGACGACAACAGCGAAGCCAAGAAGCCAGCCGCACAAGAAAGCACGGGAGGCGCCAAGGACGATAGCGCAGCCAGCGAAGCCAAGAGGTCCAAGACCGACGGTGAAGCGGCTGCCGAATAG